The Microbacterium horticulturae region AACGTCTGGCGCATCGGCACCGGCGCACCGGCCGGCCCGTTCCAGATCTTCGACGTCGTGGGCCTGACCACCGCCTACAACATCTCGGCGGCGGGCGGACCCAAGCAGCAGGCCTTCGCGAAGCTGCTCAAGGAGCAGTACATCGACAAGGGCAAGCTCGGCGTCGCGACCGGCGAGGGCTTCTACTCGTACAAGGGCTGAGCTCGCAGACCGATGGGGCGGGGTGCCGCGGCCCGCCGCATCCCGTCACGCCATACTGTCGGCCCAGCCCGCGATGTCGACACCGTGGTTCTCGGGCGAGGCGACCGTCCAGGTCTGCGGCATGATCTCGCCGTCACCGACAACGCGCCCGCCGTGCGCCAGCGCCGCCTGCATACGCTCCCCGGCGACGTCGCGCGGCACCGAGAAGTCGATGTGCGTGCGCCCACGGCCGGGCTTGGGCGGCGTGAGCTCGTGGAACCACAGATGCGGCCCACGCCGCAGCGGGTCGATGAGGTCTTCCTCCCCCACCCGCACATAGCCGAACACCGACTCGAAGAACGGGCGCACGTCGATGCCGGCGTCCTGCGCCACCGCGATGCCCACCACAGACAGCACGCTCGGGTCGGCCACGAGTCCTCGCGCGTGCGCAGCCGCACTGACAGCCACAGCGAGGTCGGCGTCGGCGCGGCTCAGCGCGCCGTCAGCACGCGTGAACGTCTTGATCGCCACCCCCTCCGGCCGCACGTCGACGTCGGGGTCATGCCCGACCGCAGCCGCGGCCTGCGCGATGTCGCCCACGAAGGCGGCGGCCTGCGCGAACGAGTCGGTGCGGTAGAACGCCTGCGCGCCCCAGAACAGCACGCGCCAGTCGTCGGTGCCGCCCGTCGCATGGAACTCGTCCGGCTGCAGCTGCAGGAACGCTTCTTCGGTCTCGGTCATCGTCGTCCTCCTCCGTCGGTGTCCGCTGCCCCGAGTACTGTGCTGAGGGTGACAGATGCGGACACGCCGAGTATGGCCGATACCTCCGACATCGCCGCCGCAGACACCCGTGCCGCTCTCGCGCGCCTGAGCACACCGGCCGACTGGTCACGCTTCCGCCGGGAGCGGGTGGATGCCGCGACGGGCCGTCGCTCGGCGGTGCTGATGCTTTTCGGCCCGGCGGATGGCACCGACGGGGAGCATCCCGTCGCGCGCGACGATGCGGCGGTCCTGCTGCTGCGCCGGGCGTCAAGCCTGCGTCATCACCCCGGGCAGATCGGTTTTCCCGGCGGCGGCGTCGAGGCCGGCGACGAGTGGCCGACCGGCACCGCGGTGCGCGAGGCGGTCGAAGAGACCGGCATCGACCCGCGCGGCGTCGAGCTGTTCGCGCCGCTGCCCGAACTGCCGCTGGCTGTGAGCAACAACCTCGTCACGCCGGTGCCGGCGTGGTGGCGACATCCCTCCCCCGTCCACGCGGTCGACGCCGCCGAGACCGAAGAGGTCTTTCTCGCGCCGGTCGCACAACTGCTCGACCCCGAGAATCGCCGCAGCGTGACCCGCGTGCGCGGGCTGAAGATGCCGCCGATGCCCGCGTTCGAGCTCGACGGGCGGCTCATCTGGGGGTTCACCGGCATCCTGTTGTCGAGCATGTTCGACACGCTCGGTTGGACCCGCCCGTGGGACGAGACGCGGCACGTCGAGCCGCGGGTGTGAGCATGTGCGCTCCGTATACGCGCCGCTACGGCAGCGCGACCAGCTGCGCGACGCGCTCGAGTCCGGCCGGCTCGAGCCGGTAGTACGCCCAGGTGCCGCGCTTGCTGCGCGAGAGGAACCCCGCGTCGGTGAGCACCTTGAGGTGATGCGACACCGTCGGCTGCGAGACGCCGGAAGGCTCGGTGAGGTCACACACGCAGGCCTCCTGCCCCTCCGACGCGGCGACGATCGACAGCAGCCGCAGCCGAGTGGGGTCGGCGAGCGCCTTGAGCGTCGCGGCCAGCTGCTCGGCGTCGGCCGTGCTGAGCGGCTCGCGTACGAGGGACGTACCGCAGGTCGCGGCGCTCACGTCGGTGATCTCGAGGGCGGTGGCCATGGCTCGATGATAGAGGATATTGACAAGCGTCGATGCGATGACATACTGAACATCGATACTCATCGATGCATTGGAGGCGGCGTGACCACGCTGATCGATCTCTCCCCGCGGCCCGTCGCGCAGTCGCCGCTCGCCGACCTGCCGGTCATCGTCATCGGCGCCGGTCCCGTCGGGTTGGCCGCCGCGGCGCATCTCGCCGATCGCGGCATCGCCTTCGTCGTGCTCGAGGCCGGCGGCGACGTCGCCGCGCAGGTGCGCCGCTGGGGGCACACCACACTGTTCTCGCCGTGGCGGTACCTCGTCGACCCGGTCGCGGAGCGCCTTCTGTCAGCGACCGGCTGGATCACCCCCGCCGACGACGTGGTGCCGACCGGGCACGAGCTCGTCGACCGCTACCTCGCGCCTCTTGCCCAGCTGTCCGGGATCGCCGAGCGCATCCGTTTCGGCACCGAGGTCGTGAGCGTGTCGCGCCGCGGCATGGACCGCACCCGCACCGCCGGCCGCGCGCAGGCGCCGTTCGTCGTGCGCGTGTGCGACACCGACGGCGCGGTCACCGAACTGACCGGACGCGCTGTCATCGACGCCTCGGGCACCTACGCCTCGCCGAACCCGCTGGCGTCGTCGGGTCTGGATCCTCTGGGGGTGGATGCCGCGGCCGACCGCATCGTGCACGCGCTGCCCGATGTGCGGGGCGCCGATGCCGACGCCTTCGCCGGGCGGCACACCGTCGTCGTCGGCGCCGGCCACTCCGCCGCCAACACGTTGATCGCCCTCGCCGAGCTCGCCGACGAACGGCCCGGCACGCGTGTGAGCTGGGTGATCCGCAACGCATCGGCGGTGCGTGTGTCGTCATCGCCCGACGACGAGCTGCCCGATCGTGCCCGCCTCGGCGCACGCGTCGATGCGCTCGTCGCCCGCGGCGCCGTGCACCTCGTCGACTCGTTCGAGATCGCCGCCGTCGAACCGGCGGGCAGCGGCGTCCGTCTCCTCGGCACCCGTCGCGACGAGCCGTTCTCTCTCGACGCCGACGTCGTCGTGAACGCGACCGGCTTCCGGCCCGATCTGGCGATGCTGCGCGAGATCCGGCTGGAACTGGATGCCGTGGTCGAGGCGCCTCGCCGGTTGGCACCGCTGATCGACCCGAACGATCACTCGTGCGGCACGGTGGCGCCGCACGGTTTCCGCGAGTTGTCTCACCCCGAGCCGGGCTTCTTCATCGTCGGCATGAAGTCGTACGGCCGCGCCCCGACGTTCCTGCTCGCAACCGGATACGAACAGGTGCGCTCCGTGACCGCCTGGCTCGACGGAGATGTGGATGCCGCGCAGCAGGTTCGGCTGCAGCTGCCGGCGACCGGCGTCTGCTCGTCCGACGGATGCTGCGCATGATCAACGAAGGGCGGGCCACGACCCGCCCCGCGGTGCTGTTCGTCTGCGTGCACAACGCCGGTCGCTCGCAGATGGCCGCCGGCTGG contains the following coding sequences:
- a CDS encoding 4a-hydroxytetrahydrobiopterin dehydratase, with protein sequence MTETEEAFLQLQPDEFHATGGTDDWRVLFWGAQAFYRTDSFAQAAAFVGDIAQAAAAVGHDPDVDVRPEGVAIKTFTRADGALSRADADLAVAVSAAAHARGLVADPSVLSVVGIAVAQDAGIDVRPFFESVFGYVRVGEEDLIDPLRRGPHLWFHELTPPKPGRGRTHIDFSVPRDVAGERMQAALAHGGRVVGDGEIMPQTWTVASPENHGVDIAGWADSMA
- a CDS encoding NUDIX hydrolase; the protein is MADTSDIAAADTRAALARLSTPADWSRFRRERVDAATGRRSAVLMLFGPADGTDGEHPVARDDAAVLLLRRASSLRHHPGQIGFPGGGVEAGDEWPTGTAVREAVEETGIDPRGVELFAPLPELPLAVSNNLVTPVPAWWRHPSPVHAVDAAETEEVFLAPVAQLLDPENRRSVTRVRGLKMPPMPAFELDGRLIWGFTGILLSSMFDTLGWTRPWDETRHVEPRV
- a CDS encoding NAD(P)-binding domain-containing protein → MTTLIDLSPRPVAQSPLADLPVIVIGAGPVGLAAAAHLADRGIAFVVLEAGGDVAAQVRRWGHTTLFSPWRYLVDPVAERLLSATGWITPADDVVPTGHELVDRYLAPLAQLSGIAERIRFGTEVVSVSRRGMDRTRTAGRAQAPFVVRVCDTDGAVTELTGRAVIDASGTYASPNPLASSGLDPLGVDAAADRIVHALPDVRGADADAFAGRHTVVVGAGHSAANTLIALAELADERPGTRVSWVIRNASAVRVSSSPDDELPDRARLGARVDALVARGAVHLVDSFEIAAVEPAGSGVRLLGTRRDEPFSLDADVVVNATGFRPDLAMLREIRLELDAVVEAPRRLAPLIDPNDHSCGTVAPHGFRELSHPEPGFFIVGMKSYGRAPTFLLATGYEQVRSVTAWLDGDVDAAQQVRLQLPATGVCSSDGCCA
- a CDS encoding ArsR/SmtB family transcription factor; the encoded protein is MATALEITDVSAATCGTSLVREPLSTADAEQLAATLKALADPTRLRLLSIVAASEGQEACVCDLTEPSGVSQPTVSHHLKVLTDAGFLSRSKRGTWAYYRLEPAGLERVAQLVALP